Genomic window ([Empedobacter] haloabium):
GGGTGCTGGCCGTTGCCGGGGTGGGGGTCTTCTCGCTGCTGGAGCGCTGGCCACGCCGCTTGCCGGCATGGCTGGCGCGCTGGGCGCTGCAGGTTGCCGGCGTCGCCCTGGCGATGCCGCTGACGACCCTTGCCATCTACCTGTTCTGGACGACTTCCAGCGAGCCGTTCTGGCAGCAACCCGAGCGGCGCCTGGGCTTCGGCCTGCTGCTCGTCCTGGGCGTCCTGCTGGCACCCTGGATCGCGCTGGCGGCGCTGGTACGCCAGAAGGATGCGCTGGCGCGGCACCAGGCGCTGGCGTTCGAGCTGGAGCGCAGCGAGCTGGCGCGCCAGGCCTCGGACGCGCGGCTGCACCTGCTGCAGGCCCAGGTGGCGCCGCACTTCCTGTTCAATACGTTGGCGAACGTCCAGGCCCTCGTCGATGCGCAGGCGCCGCAGGCGCCGGCCTTGCTGCGCAGCCTGACGGCCTACCTGCGCGCGGCCGTGCCGCGCCTGCATGAGCCGACCGGCACACTGGGACACGAGCTGGCGCTGGTACGCGCCTACCTCGACCTGATGCACATGCGGATGCCCGACCGGCTGCGATTTTCCGTCAGCGCCGAGGCGGCGCTGCACACGCTGCGCTGCCCGGCGATGACGTTGCTGACACTCGTCGAAAACGCCGTGCGGCACGGCATCGATCCGGCCGAGGAGGGCGGCCGCATCGATGTCGCGGTATGCCGCGCGGGTGCGCATTGCGTGGCAAGCGTCACCGATACCGGCGTCGGCATGGGGCAGGGCAGCGGCGGCACCGGCCTGGCCACGCTGCGCGAGCGGTTGGCGTTGCAGTTCGGTGCCGGCGCCCGGTTGCGCCTCTACCCCGTCGTGCCCCACGGCGTGCGCGCCGAGATCGAGTTTCCCGCCATGGAAGAAAGCACATGAGCGTATCCCATCCGACCGCCCTGATCGCGGACGACGAACCCCTGCTGCGCGACGCGCTGGCGGGCCAGCTGCGACAGGCCTGGCCAGAGTTGGACATCGTCGCGAGCGTGCGTAACGGCCGCGAAGCGGTGGCGCAGTTCGAGGCGCTGCGGCCGGACATCTGTTTCCTGGACGTGCACATGCCGGGCATGTCCGGCGTCGAAGCCGCGGCCCGCATCGCGCGGCGCGCCCACATCGTATTCATTACCGCGCATGACCAGTACGCGGTGCAGGCATTCGCGCAAGGGGCGCTGGACTACCTCGTCAAGCCGGTCGAACCCGAGCGGCTGCTCGATACCGTGGCGCGCCTGCGGGAACGGCGCCAGCCCGCCAGCCCGGACATCGAAACGCTGCTGGCCCGCCTGGCCGGCCAGTTGCGCGCGCCGGCGCCGGCGCTGAACTGGCTGACGGCGCAGGTGGGCGCCGCACTGCGGCTGATCCCGGTCGAGGAGATCGATTACCTGCGCTCCGACAGCAAGTACACGGCCGTGGCCTGGCGCGGCGACGATGGCCAGCCGGCCGAGGCGCTGGTGCGCACGCCGTTGAAGGAACTGCTGGCGCAGCTCGATCCCGCGCAGTTCGTACAGGTACATCGCGCGGTGGTGGTCAACCTGCGCGCGATTCGCCACGTGCTGCGCGGCGAGAACGAGACGGCGACGATCCACCTGAGGCGGCGGGCCGAGACGTTGCCCGTCAGCCGCAATTACCTGCACGTGTTCCGGCAGATGTAATTTGGGCCGCGTGACATTTGGATAGAGTGTTGAGTAACTTGCAATGCTATTGTCATGCCCGGCCCGATGCGCGGCGGCGAGCAACAGGCCGCGTGCGCCGGCGGGCCGCCTGTTCGCCCATCGCTTACCCATCGAAAGGAAAACCATGAAGGCAGTTTTGCAAGCCGCGGTGCTCGGCGCTGTCGCGCTGGCCGCGTCGGCCCAGGCGGAGGTCCGCACGTACGAATATACCGCGGTCGTCGCCCGCATCAACGAATTCGAATTGGAAACCGGCCGCAACGAGTGGCTGAACGTGACCACCTTGCCCGGTTTCGCCATCACGCTTGGCGACACGGTGCATGGCCGCTTCAGCATCGACACGGATACCGGCCTGGCGTACAGCGAACCGTTCGGCGACGGTGTCATCGCCGACTACGCCGACTTCACCAACCGCAACCGCATTTCCATCGGTTTCGACCGCAGCGGCCATGAGTTTGCCGCATTGGGCCCGCGGTACACGAACCTGTCGATCACCGACCAGCCGGTCGGCTCCGGCGACGACGTGCTGCACCTGAGCCAGGGCACTTACGGCCCGGGGCCGCGCGAAAGCATCGCGATCGACCTGACCGATATTTCCGGTAGCGCCTTGTCCGCACCCGTCATCCCGGCATCGATCGCCGCTTTCGGGCAGCAGACGTTCATGTGGCACTACGATACCGGCGTCGGTGCCGGCTATACGCAGGTGATCGTCAACGGCGGCTTCACGTCGCTGCACGAGGTCAGCGCGGTGCCGGAACCCGGTACCTACGCGATGCTGCTGGCGGGCCTTGGCTTGCTGGGCTGGCAGCGCCGGCGTCGCTAAACCCAGGACCGAAGACCGGGGTCAGACCCGGCGGGTCTGACCCCAGCCTCTGCTTTTGGGTGCAAGAAAGGCCGCCACTGAGCCTGCCCTCTCAAGCTTACTTGCGCTTGCGCTCGTGGTTCCACAACACGTCGCCGCCGCCGGCAAAGCGGTTCAGCACACGGGCCAGCACGAACATCAGGTCCGACAGGCGGTTGACGTACTGGCGCGGGTGGTCGTGGATGGTCTCCTGGTTGCCCAGCGTGACGATGGCGCGTTCGGCGCGGCGGCATACCGTGCGGCACACGTGCGCCAGCGAGGCAGCGCGCGAGCCGGCCGGCAGGATGAATTCCGTCAGCGCCGGCAAGGTGGCGTTGTACTTCTCCAGCAGCGCATCGAGGCGCTCCACGTGTTCTTCCTTGATCAGCTGGTAGCCGGGGATGCACAGCTCCCCGCCCAGGTCGAACAGGTCGTGCTGGATCGCCACCAGCTCGGCGTGCAGGTCGTCGGGCATCGGTTCGCACAGCAGCACGCCGATCTGCGAATTCAATTCGTCCACGTCGCCCATCGCGTGCACGCGCGCGCTGTCCTTGCCGGTGCGGCTGCCGTCGCCCAGGCCCGTGGTGCCGTTGTCGCCCGTGCGGGTGGCGATCTTTGACAGTCGGTTACCCATCTCGTCTCCTCTTTCAGTCTCATGATTGGAACGGTGCGAGGATACGACAAATCGGGCCGTTCTGGCCTACAATCGTCATACGCCAACGATCCCGCCGCCGATGACCTCCGCCTCCGCCGCAGCCCCGTCGTACTCCGCCGAGCGCCAGCACGCCGTCGCGCACGCGCTGCGCGCGGTCCTGCCGCCCGGTTGCGTGCTGGCGGCGCTGGAGGATACCAAGCCGTATGAATGCGACGGCCTGTCGGCCTACCGCCAGGTGCCGATGGTGGTGGCATTGCCGCAGGACGAGGCGCAGGTGCTGGCCGTGCTGGCCGTGTGCCGCGAGCTGGCGGTGCCGATCGTGCCGCGCGGCGCCGGCACCGGGCTGTCCGGCGGCGCGATGCCGATCGCCGACGGCGTCGTGCTGTCCACCGCAAAACTGAACCGTATCGTGCGGCTCGATGCCACCTCGCGCACGGCCGTCGTGCAGCCGGGCGTGCGCAACCTGGCGATCTCGGAAGCGGCCGCGCCGTACGGCTTGTACTACGCGCCCGATCCGTCCTCGCAGATCGCCTGCACCATCGGCGGCAACGTCGCCGAGAATTCCGGTGGCGTGCACTGCCTGAAATACGGCCTGACGGTGCACAACGTGCTGCGCGTGCGGGTCGCCACGATCGAGGGCGACGTCATCGAGCTGGGCAGCGAGGCGCCGGATGCGCCGGGCCTGGACCTGCTGTCCGTCTTCATCGGCTCGGAAGGCATGCTGGGTATCGTGACCGAAGTCACCGTCAAGCTGGTGCCGAAGCCGGCCTGCGCGCGCGTCATCATGGCGTCGTTCGGCGACGTGGTCACGGCCGGCAATGCGGTGGCGCACGTGATCGCGGCCGGCATCATTCCGGCGGGGCTGGAGATGATGGACCAGACCTCGGTGCGGATGGTCGAGCCCTTCGTCAAGGCCGGCTACGACCAGGAAGCGGCGGCGATCCTGTTGTGCGAGGCGGACGGCACGTTCGACGAGGTGGAGGACGAGATCGCGCGCATGACGGCCGTGCTGCAGGCGGCCGGCGCCGGGGCGATTGCCGTCTCCACCAGCGAGGCGGAGCGGCTGCGCTTCTGGTCGGGCCGCAAGAACGCGTTCCCGGCGGCGGGCCGCATCTCGCCGGATTACTACTGCATGGACGGCACCATCCCGCGCAAGAACCTGGCACAGGTGCTGACGGGGATCGCGCAGATGGAAGTGAAATATGGCCTGCGCTGCGCCAACGTGTTCCATGCCGGCGACGGCAACCTGCATCCGCTGATCCTGTTCGACGCCAACCAGCCGGACGAGCTGCGGCGCGCCGAGGCCTTCGGCGCCGAGATCCTGGCGCTGTGCGTGGCCGTCGGCGGCACCATCACGGGCGAGCATGGCGTCGGCATCGAGAAGATCGATTCGATGTGCGTGCAGTTCCAGCCGGCGGAACTGGCAGCCTTCTTTGCCGTGAAGGGCGCCTTCGACCCTGTCGCGCTACTGAATCCCGACAAGGCCATTCCGACCCTGCACCGCTGCGCCGAATTCGGCCGCCAGCATGTCAGCGGCGGGGTGCTGCCGCACGCGCACCTGCCACGCTTCTGACATGAGCGACCAACTCGACCGCTTCCGCGAACGCATCGTCGCCGCCAGCGCGGCCGGTACCCCGCTGCGCATCGCCGGCGGCGCCAGCAAGGACTGGTATGGCGGCGCGCTGCAGGGCGAGGTGCTGGACACGCGTGCGTACAGCGGCGTCGTCGACTACGAGCCGACAGAGCTCGTCATCACGGCGCGCTGCGGCACGCCGCTCGCGCAAGTCGAGGCGCTGCTGTGCGAGCACCGGCAGATGCTGGCGTTCGAGCCGCCGCGCTTCGGTGCCGCGTCCACCATCGGCGGCGTGGTCGCCAGCGGCTTGTCCGGACCGCGCCGCGCCAATGCCGGCGCCGTGCGCGATTTCGTGCTGGGCGCCCAGCTGATGAATGGCAGGGGCGAACTGCTGAACTTCGGCGGCCAGGTGATGAAGAACGTGGCCGGCTACGACGTATCGCGCCTTTTGGCCGGCTCGCTGGGCGTGCTGGGACTGATCACGCAGGTGTCGCTGAAGGTGCTGCCGCTGCCGCTGGTCGAGACCACGTTGCGCTTCGAGCTGGACGAGATCGCGGCGCTGGCGCGCATGAACGAATGGGGCGGCCAGCCGCTGCCGCTGTCGGCCACATGCTGGCATGCCGGTGTGCTGACGGTGCGGCTGTCCGGCGCCGAGCCGGCCGTGCAGGCGGCAGTACGACGGCTGGGCGGCGCAGTCGTCGCGGACGCCGCGCCGTTCTGGCATGCGTTGCGCGACCAGTCCCATCCCTTCTTCGATACGGGCGAGCTGTGGCGTCTCGCGCTGCCGCCAGCGGCCAGTGCGCAAATCCTCGGTGGCGCACAGCTGATCGAATGGGGCGGCGGCTTGCGCTGGCTGAAGGGTGCTCGTGCCGATGCCGGGGCGATCCGCCGCGCGGTCGCCGCCGCGGGCGGCCATGCCACGCTGTACCGGGCCGCCGACAAGAGCGCCGGCGCGTTCCACCCGCCAGCACCCGCGATCGCCCGCATCCATGCGCGGCTGCAGGCCGCGTTCGATCCGGCCGGCATCTTCAACCGCGGCCGGCTGTACTAAGACAATCCATGCAAACCAATCTTGCCGATTTCATCAAGGGCACGCCGGAAGGCGACGAGGCCGAAAGCATCCTGCGCGCCTGCGTGCACTGTGGCTTCTGCACTGCCACCTGTCCCACTTACCAGCTGCTGGGCGACGAGCTGGATGGCCCGCGCGGCCGCATCTACCTGATCAAGCAGGTGCTGGAAGGCGCGCCGGCCGGCCCGGGCACGCAGCTGCACCTGGACCGCTGCCTGACGTGCCGCAACTGCGAAACCACCTGTCCATCCGGCGTCCGTTATGGGCGGCTGGCCGATATCGGCCGCAATGTCGTGGAGCGGCGCGTGCCGCGCAAGCTGCCGGACCGGATCAAGCGCTACGTGATGAAGGAAGGGCTGTCCCGCCGCGCCCTGTTCACGCCGGCGCTGCGGCTGGGACAGGCGTTGCGCCCGCTGTTGTCGCCGGCGTTGCAGGACAAGCTGCCGCCGCTGCGCCGCGCCACGCCGTGGCCGGCGCGCGCCCATGCGCGCCGCATGCTGGTACTGGACGGCTGCGTGCAGCCGGCCATCGCGCCCAACATCAACGCGGCGGCCGCGCGCGTGCTCGATGCGGTCGGGGTGCAGCTGTTCAAGGCGCCGCGCGAAGGCTGCTGCGGCGCGCTGCGTTTCCATATGAACGACCAGGAGGGCGGGCGCGAGCACATGCGCCGCAACATCGACGCGTGGTGGCCGTACGTGGACCAGGTCGAGGCCATCGTCATGACCGCATCCGGCTGCGGCGCGACGGTGCGCGAGTACGGCCACCTGCTGGCGCACGACCCGGCCTATGCGGCGAAGGCGGCGCGCATCTCGGCGCTGACGCGCGACCTGTCGGAAGTGCTGCCGGCGTTCCAAGTGGAGCTGGCGGCGCTGGTCAGGCGATCCGCCGAGCCGGTCGCCTATCACCCGCCATGCACCTTGCAGCACGGCCAGCAGATTCGCGGCAAGGTCGAGGGGCTGCTGCGGGCGCTGGGCGTGGAGGTGCAGCTGTGCGGCGAGGCGCACCTGTGCTGCGGTTCGGCCGGCACGTATTCGCTGCTGCATCCCGAACTCGCCTTGCAGCTGCGCGACCGCAAGCTGGAGCAGCTGGCGCAGACCGGCACGGCGCACACGGTGTCGGCCAATATCGGCTGCATCGGGCACCTGCAGTCCGGCACCGAGGTGCCGGTGGAGCATTGGGTCGAGCTGATCGATCGGTTGATCGCAAGCTGAACGCGCAGGTGTCAGGCTGCCCGACCACCTGCGTATCAGGGTTGGGGTCTGTCCCCGCATGGGGACTGACCCCGGTTTTCTTCAGCGCCCGATGAGCACCAGTCAGGGGTGTGCGTGAACTCCGCTTACCCGATACAAACCGGGGTCAGTCCCAAAGGGACAGACCCCAACCCGAGTCGCGGGCCAAGATCGGCGCTACGCTGGCGTGGACAGGTTGACGTCGAGATTGAAGCTGCGCACGTCGCCGCGCAAATCGGTCAGAGGCCCCAGCAGGCTGGCATCCTCCCACGCCGGTGCCTTGACGAAGCCGGCGGCCCAGTCCAGCACGTCCTCGGCCGGCATCGGCCGGGCGATGCCGTAGCCCTGCGCCAGGTCGCAGCCGAGGCGGATCAGCAGCGCGCCGTGCGCTGGCGTCTCGACGCCTTCGGCGATCACGCTGCGGTTGAAGGCGCGCGCCAGGCCCACGACCGCGCTGACCAGGTGCAGGTCGTCGCGGTCCACCAGCATGTTGCGGA
Coding sequences:
- a CDS encoding histidine kinase gives rise to the protein MPRRLLMRLRAALICAFVASLPLATIWDSAWSLWQRVGVLAVAGVGVFSLLERWPRRLPAWLARWALQVAGVALAMPLTTLAIYLFWTTSSEPFWQQPERRLGFGLLLVLGVLLAPWIALAALVRQKDALARHQALAFELERSELARQASDARLHLLQAQVAPHFLFNTLANVQALVDAQAPQAPALLRSLTAYLRAAVPRLHEPTGTLGHELALVRAYLDLMHMRMPDRLRFSVSAEAALHTLRCPAMTLLTLVENAVRHGIDPAEEGGRIDVAVCRAGAHCVASVTDTGVGMGQGSGGTGLATLRERLALQFGAGARLRLYPVVPHGVRAEIEFPAMEEST
- a CDS encoding LytTR family DNA-binding domain-containing protein, with protein sequence MSVSHPTALIADDEPLLRDALAGQLRQAWPELDIVASVRNGREAVAQFEALRPDICFLDVHMPGMSGVEAAARIARRAHIVFITAHDQYAVQAFAQGALDYLVKPVEPERLLDTVARLRERRQPASPDIETLLARLAGQLRAPAPALNWLTAQVGAALRLIPVEEIDYLRSDSKYTAVAWRGDDGQPAEALVRTPLKELLAQLDPAQFVQVHRAVVVNLRAIRHVLRGENETATIHLRRRAETLPVSRNYLHVFRQM
- a CDS encoding PEP-CTERM sorting domain-containing protein, whose amino-acid sequence is MKAVLQAAVLGAVALAASAQAEVRTYEYTAVVARINEFELETGRNEWLNVTTLPGFAITLGDTVHGRFSIDTDTGLAYSEPFGDGVIADYADFTNRNRISIGFDRSGHEFAALGPRYTNLSITDQPVGSGDDVLHLSQGTYGPGPRESIAIDLTDISGSALSAPVIPASIAAFGQQTFMWHYDTGVGAGYTQVIVNGGFTSLHEVSAVPEPGTYAMLLAGLGLLGWQRRRR
- a CDS encoding cob(I)yrinic acid a,c-diamide adenosyltransferase; this encodes MGNRLSKIATRTGDNGTTGLGDGSRTGKDSARVHAMGDVDELNSQIGVLLCEPMPDDLHAELVAIQHDLFDLGGELCIPGYQLIKEEHVERLDALLEKYNATLPALTEFILPAGSRAASLAHVCRTVCRRAERAIVTLGNQETIHDHPRQYVNRLSDLMFVLARVLNRFAGGGDVLWNHERKRK
- a CDS encoding FAD-linked oxidase C-terminal domain-containing protein, which produces MTSASAAAPSYSAERQHAVAHALRAVLPPGCVLAALEDTKPYECDGLSAYRQVPMVVALPQDEAQVLAVLAVCRELAVPIVPRGAGTGLSGGAMPIADGVVLSTAKLNRIVRLDATSRTAVVQPGVRNLAISEAAAPYGLYYAPDPSSQIACTIGGNVAENSGGVHCLKYGLTVHNVLRVRVATIEGDVIELGSEAPDAPGLDLLSVFIGSEGMLGIVTEVTVKLVPKPACARVIMASFGDVVTAGNAVAHVIAAGIIPAGLEMMDQTSVRMVEPFVKAGYDQEAAAILLCEADGTFDEVEDEIARMTAVLQAAGAGAIAVSTSEAERLRFWSGRKNAFPAAGRISPDYYCMDGTIPRKNLAQVLTGIAQMEVKYGLRCANVFHAGDGNLHPLILFDANQPDELRRAEAFGAEILALCVAVGGTITGEHGVGIEKIDSMCVQFQPAELAAFFAVKGAFDPVALLNPDKAIPTLHRCAEFGRQHVSGGVLPHAHLPRF
- the glcE gene encoding glycolate oxidase subunit GlcE, whose product is MSDQLDRFRERIVAASAAGTPLRIAGGASKDWYGGALQGEVLDTRAYSGVVDYEPTELVITARCGTPLAQVEALLCEHRQMLAFEPPRFGAASTIGGVVASGLSGPRRANAGAVRDFVLGAQLMNGRGELLNFGGQVMKNVAGYDVSRLLAGSLGVLGLITQVSLKVLPLPLVETTLRFELDEIAALARMNEWGGQPLPLSATCWHAGVLTVRLSGAEPAVQAAVRRLGGAVVADAAPFWHALRDQSHPFFDTGELWRLALPPAASAQILGGAQLIEWGGGLRWLKGARADAGAIRRAVAAAGGHATLYRAADKSAGAFHPPAPAIARIHARLQAAFDPAGIFNRGRLY
- the glcF gene encoding glycolate oxidase subunit GlcF, with translation MQTNLADFIKGTPEGDEAESILRACVHCGFCTATCPTYQLLGDELDGPRGRIYLIKQVLEGAPAGPGTQLHLDRCLTCRNCETTCPSGVRYGRLADIGRNVVERRVPRKLPDRIKRYVMKEGLSRRALFTPALRLGQALRPLLSPALQDKLPPLRRATPWPARAHARRMLVLDGCVQPAIAPNINAAAARVLDAVGVQLFKAPREGCCGALRFHMNDQEGGREHMRRNIDAWWPYVDQVEAIVMTASGCGATVREYGHLLAHDPAYAAKAARISALTRDLSEVLPAFQVELAALVRRSAEPVAYHPPCTLQHGQQIRGKVEGLLRALGVEVQLCGEAHLCCGSAGTYSLLHPELALQLRDRKLEQLAQTGTAHTVSANIGCIGHLQSGTEVPVEHWVELIDRLIAS